In Drosophila nasuta strain 15112-1781.00 chromosome 2R, ASM2355853v1, whole genome shotgun sequence, a single genomic region encodes these proteins:
- the LOC132785761 gene encoding paired box pox-meso protein, producing the protein MDPESQCPQYGEVNQLGGVFVNGRPLPNATRLRIVELARLGIRPCDISRQLRVSHGCVSKILARYHETGSILPGAIGGSKPRVTTPKVVNYIRELKQRDPGIFAWEIRDRLLSEGICDKTNVPSVSSISRILRNKLGSIGHHHSGGGSAGAAALGMSSNGSGGGGGGGNGGNNPGNGGGNPAQHAHSAHQHHYHHQHTAAAVAASAHHVHAQAQAHAHLYNSIYQPYTAAAAYSMKAVSCGSPSPPQAGQTHQLRSVAAAAAAHHWPSSHSVTDILAHHQAVALRASCQGNTVSPLPMTPSPVAAAPGAQPLLDCEGGAAQQSPYNYYMYFQNGGMHHHHHHGGMMTAGATGL; encoded by the coding sequence AGTCGCAGTGTCCGCAATATGGCGAAGTGAATCAGCTGGGCGGCGTCTTTGTGAACGGTCGTCCGCTGCCCAATGCGACGCGGCTGCGCATCGTGGAGCTGGCCCGCTTGGGCATCCGCCCTTGCGACATCTCACGCCAGCTGCGCGTGAGTCACGGTTGCGTCTCCAAGATACTGGCACGCTACCATGAAACGGGCTCCATACTGCCGGGTGCCATTGGTGGCTCCAAGCCTCGAGTAACCACACCCAAGGTGGTCAACTACATACGCGAACTGAAGCAACGGGATCCGGGCATCTTTGCGTGGGAGATACGCGATCGTCTGCTTAGCGAGGGAATCTGCGACAAGACGAATGTGCCCAGCGTCAGCTCGATATCGCGGATACTGCGCAACAAACTGGGCAGCATTGGACATCATCACAGTGGCGGAGGCAGTGCAGGCGCCGCAGCTTTGGGCATgagcagcaatggcagcggAGGCGGCGGTGGAGGCGGTAATGGTGGCAACAACCCAGGCAATGGAGGAGGGAATCCTGCACAGCATGCACACTCCGCCCACCAGCATCACTATCATCATCAGCACACAGCTGCCGCGGTGGCAGCGAGTGCGCATCATGTGCACGCCCAGGCACAAGCGCACGCCCATCTCTACAATTCCATCTATCAGCCGTATACGGCTGCCGCAGCCTACAGCATGAAGGCCGTCTCCTGCGGCAGTCCCTCGCCCCCACAGGCGGGGCAGACGCATCAGTTGCGCAGTGTGgcagccgccgctgccgctcaTCACTGGCCATCGTCGCACTCCGTCACCGATATACTGGCGCATCATCAGGCGGTGGCATTGCGTGCCAGCTGCCAGGGCAACACGGTGTCGCCGCTGCCGATGACGCCGTCGCCGGTGGCTGCCGCACCCGGAGCACAGCCGCTGCTCGACTGCGAGGGGGGTGCGGCACAGCAGTCGCCGTACAACTATTACATGTACTTTCAGAATGGTGGcatgcatcatcatcatcatcacggCGGCATGATGACGGCCGGAGCAACGGGCTTATGA
- the LOC132786998 gene encoding tropomyosin-2, with the protein MRYESLALILIVSILLMANVNPVCARRFHYHHKRQRSGLDPNSKPLFCRIDLNSTKMASKAADEAKAAKEAQPCASEEAKQRVMKQMANKAEQAARAAEVALRGRKLILEQLEVSQNETVDTIEGVQIDLKNSRESMETIALMNTQIKETIEEMQCLQDEAEANLANFKEVSDIIQKDVQEKQEVLSHAEERSCYLKDCFIKAKEDLERTEVIAKQAEEAAIEAQERIKAVHDAIEKIKRLRRKDSKSLNNIFIRLIKK; encoded by the coding sequence ATGCGTTACGAGTCCTTGGCATTGATATTAATCGTAAGCATCCTCCTGATGGCCAATGTCAATCCTGTGTGTGCTCGCAGATTCCACTATCACCACAAGAGACAAAGGTCGGGCCTCGATCCAAACAGTAAGCCTTTATTTTGTAGAATTGACCTAAACTCCACGAAAATGGCCTCGAAGGCTGCGGATGAGGCTAAAGCTGCCAAGGAAGCGCAGCCCTGCGCCAGCGAAGAAGCCAAACAACGTGTCATGAAACAAATGGCGAATAAAGCCGAGCAAGCGGCTAGAGCTGCCGAGGTGGCTTTAAGGGGAAGAAAGCTTATACTTGAGCAATTAGAAGTCAGTCAAAATGAAACGGTTGATACAATTGAGGGCgttcaaattgatttaaaaaacaGTCGAGAGAGTATGGAAACAATTGCTCTTATGAACACCCAAATCAAAGAGACAATAGAGGAAATGCAGTGTTTACAAGATGAGGCCGAAGCGAATCTCGCCAATTTTAAAGAAGTTTCTGATATTATTCAAAAAGATGTGCAGGAAAAGCAAGAAGTACTATCACATGCAGAAGAGCGGTCATGTTATCTGAAGGATTGCTTTATAAAAGCCAAAGAGGATCTAGAACGCACAGAGGTCATTGCCAAGCAGGCAGAAGAAGCGGCGATTGAGGCACAAGAAAGAATCAAAGCTGTGCATGATGCGattgagaaaataaaaagactTAGGAGAAAAGATAGCAAATCGTTGAACAATATTTTCATAAGGcttattaaaaaatag
- the LOC132786995 gene encoding 4-hydroxybenzoate polyprenyltransferase, mitochondrial, with protein sequence MFALRHLRLQSKVRLQLPCIAAATATTTTTTTTTKHMPAVPARVLIGMHTQATDYRWQRLLLLEKHMVQHQRTTTTLSTSNAEPDNNSPEKSSTLLQQLMAATKPYAQLMRIDRPIGTYLLFWPCGWSIALSADAGCWPDFTMLGLFATGALIMRGAGCTINDMWDRDIDAKVERTRNRPLASGQITQFDAIVFLSAQLSLGLLVLVQLNWQSILLGASSLGLVITYPLMKRVTYWPQLVLGMCFNWGALLGWCATQGSVNLDACLPLYLSGVCWTIVYDTIYAHQDKLDDLQIGVKSTALRFGENTKAWLSGFTAAMLTGLSAAGYACDQTLPYYAAVGVVGAHLVQQIYSLNIDNPTDCAKKFISNHQVGLILFLGIVLGTLLKSDDAKPQRRSSTATTTTAYVPLPQSKPDVIS encoded by the exons atgtttgcgTTACGACATTTGCGGCTGCAGTCCAAAGTCAGACTGCAGCTGCCCTgcattgcagcagcaacagcgacgacaacaacaacaacaacaacgacaaaacaCATGCCAGCTGTGCCGGCGCGTGTGTTAATTGGGATGCACACCCAGGCAACCGACTATCGCTGGCAGCGGCTACTGTTGCTGGAGAAACACATGGTTCAACACCAAAGAACAACGACAACTCTCTCCACGTCCAATGCTGAACCTGACAACAACTCGCCCGAAAAATCCTCAACGCTGTTGCAGCAATTGATGGCAGCCACTAAACCGTATGCACAACTTATGCGTATCGATCGACCCATTGGCACCTATTTGCTCTTCTGGCCCTGTGGCTGGAGCATTGCTTTGAGCGCCGATGCAGGCTGCTGGCCGGACTTTACCATGCTGGGTTTGTTTGCTACTGGTGCATTGATAATGCGCGGAGCAGGTTGCACCATAAATGATATGTGGGATCGGGATATTGATGCCAAAGTGGAGCGTACACGCAATCGCCCGTTGGCCTCGGGACAGATTACGCAATTTGATGCCATTGTGTTCCTTTCGGCGCAACTCAGTCTTGGTTTGCTGGTACTTGTACAACTAAATTGGCAATCCATATTGCTGGGAGCGAGTTCGCTAGGTCTGGTGATCACCTATCCACTGATGAAGCGAGTTACATATTGGCCGCAACTGGTGCTCGGCATGTGCTTCAATTGGGGCGCCTTGCTGGGCTGGTGTGCCACACAGGGAAGCGTGAATTTGGATGCCTGCTTGCCACTTTATTTGTCCGGCGTTTGCTGGACCATTGTGTATGACACGATCTATGCGCATCAGGATAAGCTGGATGATTTGCAGATTGGCGTGAAGTCGACTGCTCTGCGTTTCGGCGAGAATACCAAAGCTTGGCTCTCTGGCTTTACGGCTGCAATGTTGACAGGCCTCTCAGCCGCTGGCTATGCTTGTGACCAGACGCTGCCCTACTATGCTGCAGTTGGAGTTGTTGGCGCTCATTTAGTGCAGCAG ATCTACTCTCTCAACATTGACAATCCAACGGATTGTGCCaagaaattcatttcaaatcaTCAGGTTGGCCTCATTCTATTTCTGGGCATTGTGCTGGGCACGCTACTCAAGTCCGACGATGCCAAACCACAACGCAGATCCTCAACAGCCACCACAACCACTGCTTATGTACCTTTGCCACAATCGAAACCCGACGTAATTAGCTGA
- the LOC132785762 gene encoding LOW QUALITY PROTEIN: high affinity copper uptake protein 1 (The sequence of the model RefSeq protein was modified relative to this genomic sequence to represent the inferred CDS: deleted 1 base in 1 codon) has product MDLMTMDHNHGDEDTDSTTKSCPMIMVFHGGHCERILWRGWVAATVTEFALSCVALAGLAFLYELLKFFRDQLVRREGRKESERLRLAEEIRQKNAHNSGCSETPLAEIREKTYWQRIFNSAHIIQSLLNLVQLVISYLLMLIFMNYNYWLCLSVILGLGLGYFFFGWSKKDQQDGDCCP; this is encoded by the exons ATGGACTTGATGACAATGGACCACAATCATGGGGATGAAGATACTGATTCTACTACCAAGTCTTGCCCAATGATTATGGTG TTCCATGGTGGCCACTGTGAGCGCATTTTATGGCGTGGCTGGGTCGCTGCAACCGTTACCGAATTTGCTCTCTCTTGCGTTGCACTTGCTGGGCTTGCTTTCCTCTACGAACTGCTGAAATTCTTCCGTGATCAGCTGGTGCGGCGAGAGGGGCGCAAGGAATCTGAACGTTTGCGTTTGGCCGAGGAGATTCGTCAGAAGAACGCCCACAATAGTGGATGCTCGGAGACTCCGCTAGCCGAAATCAGGGAGAAGACATACTGGCAACGCATCTTTAACTCGGCACACATTATTCAATCACTATTGAATCTGGTGCAACTTGTGATATCCTATTTGCTTATGTTGATCTTCATGAATTACAACTATTGGCTCTGTTTGTCTGTAATTCTGGGTCTGGGACTCGGTTACTTCTTCTTCGGTTGG TCAAAAAAGGATCAGCAAGATGGCGACTGCTGCCCATAA
- the LOC132786997 gene encoding uncharacterized protein CG45076, which yields MILHKQCVRLVLLMLLVVPMIPLTIGYKLEKDTQPIDASNLVFDDCGNSMEESKGAKETCNIKVVSSQHKASSIAIKAAQEAKAASDAQLPAAENAAHQVIIQLADKALAAAKAAEAALAGKQQIVEQLESEVREGELVVQEEAASLQSSQGNCNAAAQASKQAGVQVKTLAEAVRNAQANVHNSDQAANGAQQELVEKQQLVEAAKKRVELLLRQLDVARTDYKSTKKAAEHAACAAQEAKQRATRERRMTEIRAKLQRRHMLH from the exons ATGATTCTGCATAAACAATGTGTAAGACTTGTACTTTTAATGTTGTTAGTTGTGCCAATGATTCCGCTTACTATTGGCTATAAGTTGGAGAAG GACACACAACCAATAGACGCATCCAATTTGGTATTTGATGACTGTGGCAATTCAATGGAGGAGAGCAAAGGTGCTAAAGAGACTTGTAATATTAAAGTAGTTAGCTCACAGCACAAGGCTTCAAGCATTGCCATTAAAGCTGCCCAAGAGGCAAAAGCCGCATCGGATGCACAGTTGCCAGCTGCGGAAAATGCAGCGCATCAAGTTATCATTCAGCTAGCGGACAAAGCGTTGGCTGCAGCTAAAGCAGCTGAGGCTGCTCTGGCAGGCAAACAGCAAATCGTTGAACAATTGGAGTCAGAGGTACGTGAGGGTGAGCTGGTTGTGCAGGAGGAGGCTGCATCCTTGCAGAGTTCCCAAGGCAACTGCAATGCTGCCGCACAGGCTTCCAAGCAGGCGGGAGTGCAAGTTAAGACCTTGGCTGAGGCTGTGAGGAATGCTCAGGCAAATGTGCACAACTCGGATCAGGCAGCGAATGGTGCGCAGCAAGAGTTGGTCGAGAAGCAACAGCTTGTGGAGGCAGCCAAGAAGCGAGTggagttgttgctgcggcAACTGGATGTGGCACGAACCGATTACAAGAGTACAAAGAAGGCAGCAGAGCACGCTGCCTGTGCCGCTCAAGAAGCCAAGCAGCGTGCAACTCGAGAGCGTCGCATGACTGAAATTCGCGCAAAGCTGCAACGTCGTCATATGCTACACTAA
- the LOC132786996 gene encoding eukaryotic initiation factor 4A-III has translation MARKNAQAEDLSNVEFETSEDVEVIPTFNAMNLKEELLRGIYAYGFEKPSAIQQRSIKPIVKGRDVIAQAQSGTGKTATFSISILQSLDTTLRETQVLCLSPTRELAVQIQKVILALGDMMNVQCHVCIGGTNLGEDIRKLDYGQHIVSGTPGRVFDMIKRRVLRTRAIKMLVLDEADEMLNKGFKEQIYDVYRYLPPATQVVLISATLPHEILEMTSKFMTDPIRILVKRDELTLEGIKQFFVAVEREEWKFDTLCDLYDTLTITQAVIFCNTKRKVDWLTEKMREANFTVSSMHGDMPQKERDEIMKEFRAGQSRVLITTDVWARGIDVQQVSLVINYDLPNNRELYIHRIGRSGRFGRKGVAINFVKSDDIRILRDIEQYYSTQIDEMPMNVADLI, from the exons atgGCACGAAAGAATGCACAGGCGGAGGATCTATCGAACGTGGAGTTCGAGACAAGCGAGGATGTTGAGGTGATACCCACTTTCAACGCCATGAACCTCAAAGAGGAGCTGCTACGCGGCATTTACGCGTAcg GTTTCGAAAAACCCTCTGCCATTCAGCAACGTAGTATTAAGCCAATTGTTAAGGGACGCGATGTTATTGCTCAGGCCCAATCGGGAACAGGCAAAACAGCCACTTTCTCTATTTCAATACTTCAGAGTCTGGACACAACGTTGCGTGAAACACAAGTGTTGTGTTTATCGCCTACACGCGAGTTGGCTGTACAAATTCAAAAGGTTATTCTTGCGCTGGGGGATATGATGAATGTGCAGTGCCATGTGTGCATTGGAGGTACCAATCTCGGCGAGGATATACGCAAATTGGACTATGGTCAGCATATTGTTAGTGGCACACCTGGACGTGTCTTTGACATGATCAAGCGTCGCGTTCTACGCACAAG AGCCATCAAGATGCTGGTGCTCGATGAAGCAGATGAGATGTTGAACAAGGGCTTCAAGGAACAAATATATGACGTCTATCGTTATCTGCCGCCAGCCACACAGGTTGTGCTCATTTCTGCCACACTTCCCCATGAGATTCTGGAAATGACATCCAAATTCATGACGGATCCCATTCGAATTTTGGTCAAACG TGATGAGTTGACTTTGGAAGGCATCAAACAGTTCTTCGTTGCCGTCGAACGTGAGGAGTGGAAGTTCGATACACTTTGCGATCTCTACGATACGCTAACCATCACCCAGGCGGTCATCTTTTGCAACACCAAGCGCAAGGTGGACTGGTTGACCGAAAAGATGCGTGAGGCCAACTTCACAGTCAGCTCCATGCACGGCGATATGCCACAAAAGGAGCGTGACGAGATCATGAAGGAGTTCCGTGCAGGTCAGTCGCGTGTCCTCATCACAACCGATGTCTGGGCGCGCGGTATTGATGTGCAGCAAGTGTCCCTGGTCATCAACTATGATTTGCCCAACAATCGTGAATTGTACATTCATCGCATTGGTCGCTCGGGTCGTTTTGGACGCAAGGGTGTTGCAATTAACTTTGTCAAATCGGATGATATTCGTATTCTTCGCGACATTGAGCAATACTACTCTACACAAATCGACGAGATGCCCATGAATGTGGCGGATTTGATCTAA
- the LOC132786999 gene encoding uncharacterized protein LOC132786999, with product MSICRTLVALLFAWLALHNPATEANPLQKREAHASYDVYDWFSSLFEDEDSDSSEYLICTNCTVVVGQQSTAAPTAAAETSAATTAAAPTAAAPTAAAPTGAAPEATSEAAPPAPPGQ from the exons ATGTCGATTTGCCGTACACTAGTTGCACTATTATTTGCCTGGCTAGCTCTACATAATCCGGCCACAGAGGCTAATCCTCTCCAGAAACGTGAAGCACATGCG TCCTATGATGTGTATGATTGGTTCTCAAGTTTGTTCGAGGATGAGGATTCGGATTCATCGGAATATT TAATCTGCACCAATTGCACCGTTGTTGTGGGCCAGCAAAGCACCGCAGCTCcgacagctgcagctgagacctcagcagcaacaacagcagcagctccaacagctgctgctcccACTGCCGCTGCCCCAACTGGTGCAGCTCCTGAAGCCACCTCGGAAGCAGCTCCACCTGCTCCGCCAGGACAGTAG